One part of the Rutidosis leptorrhynchoides isolate AG116_Rl617_1_P2 chromosome 1, CSIRO_AGI_Rlap_v1, whole genome shotgun sequence genome encodes these proteins:
- the LOC139901972 gene encoding pentatricopeptide repeat-containing protein At3g09040, mitochondrial-like, whose amino-acid sequence MISKFVSGHPARTRFPEFQKSWLLDYDKVKFVFNEVKKKGFLMNINGLVNLMFMEYAEQVFEVMETGVVKPDIVNFDMMFKGYSLMYSYAKRGHIDEVIRLFENGLLRETGRLDEAQKLFEEMVNNGCSCEFYCYNALIDALVKNDKIDDCNRMENEGSDQTVCTYTIIMNGSFKKHRNDEALKICDSMIDKGITPIPASFHFSTGV is encoded by the exons GTCGGGTCACCCTGCCCGAACTCGCTTTCCGGAATTTCAAAAGAGTTGGTTACTTG ATTATGATAAGGTTAAGTTTGTCTTTAATGAGGTTAAGAAAAAGGGTTTCTTGATGAAT ATAAATGGTTTGGTTAATTTGATGTTTATGGAGTATGCTGAACAGGTGTTTGAAGTTATGGAAACTGGAGTTGTAAAACCTGATATTGTAAACTTTGATATGATGTTCAAAGGGTATT CTTTGATGTATTCGTATGCCAAACGTGGGCACATAGATGAGGTGATTAGGCTCTTCGAAA ATGGATTATTAAGGGAAACTGGGAGATTAGATGAGGCCCAGAAGTTATTTGAGGAAATGGTTAACAATGGATGCAGTTGTGAATTTTATTGTTATAATGCACTTATCGATGCATTGGTGAAAAACGATAAGATCGATGATTGTAATCGGATGGAAAACGAAGGTTCTGACCAAACGGTTTGTACGTACACAATTATAATGAACGGATCATTTAAAAAACATAGAAATGATGAAGCTTTAAAGATATGCGATTCAATGATCGATAAAGGTATAACTCCTATACCTGCTTCGTTTCATTTTTCAACAGGGGTTTGA